Below is a window of Desulfurispira natronophila DNA.
TTTGTCGTGCCGTCTCTACTTGCCACAATGAGTGCAAGCTGCAAATTTACCAGTTTGGTTCGCGCAAAAGTATCTGGGGTGGTGACTGTGGCCGCTACGAGGTAACGCAGCACCATGGCCCGTCTTGTACCAATTTTTTCCAACAGCGTCAGGAGCTCTTTCATCAAGCCTTGCTTGATTCAGGAGCGATTTTTCCTGAATCCGCCAACCTGCCCCAGGCAGGAACCATAGGCCTGCCCATGTCCCTCCATGCACTGGACTGGGGGGTGTTTTGGGCGCATGTCCTCCAGGGAACCGGGCTGCAGGTTGTTCTCACTCCCCCCACCAATCATGAAATATCCATGCGAGGGGTCGAGTCGATGTCAGCGGAAACTTGCTACCCGGTCAAGGTGTACCATGGTCACGTACACCTGTTGGCCAGGCAGGCACAGTGGATCTTTATGCCCAATGTTATCAATGTACCGGTGGGAGACTCACACGAAAAGGGCTGCCTCTGTCCGTTGGTAGAAGGTGCCCAGTTCATGACCAAGGCGGCTCTGGGTCTTGATCGTGAGCGCATTGTCAGTCCCACGGTTCATCTCAAGGATGGTCCAGAACTGGTGGCTCTGGCTCTATGGCAAGGGCTCCCGCCGAGTATTCGCCCTACCCGCGGCGTCATGCAGAAAGTGGTACAGGAAGCCTGGCAACGTCAGATGGATTTCCGCAAGCACCTGCAAAAGATCGGGCGCCAGTACGTTGACAGTATAAGCCCTGACACCCCCCTTTGGATTATTACTGGCCGCCCCTACAATCTTTATGATGAGCGCCTGAATCTGCAGATTGGCCGCCATCTGGCAAAATTGGGGATTGAGGCACTGCCGATGGATTTTCTCGACCTGGATGGCGAGGATATTAGTGATTTTCCCCGTATGTACTGGGGCTTGGGAGGGCGTATTTTGAAAACGGCCAGGGCTATTCATCGGCACCCTAACTGGTTTGGGTTGCATATTACCAATTTTTCGTGCGGGGCTGACTCGTTTATAGAGCATTTTTATCAGCACATTCTTCACCACAAGCCATCACTGATTCTGGAGCTTGATGAGCACAGTGGGGTAGCCGGAACCCTGACCCGGGTCGAGGCGTATCGCAATGTGGTGAAAAATATCATGGGGCAGTAAGGAAGTATATGCACAGTAACCAGGAAGTCGCAGTCGAATCATCTACCGATTCTATGCCGGATCAGTTTCGCAACGTGGATCGCTTTGATGTGACCGGCAAGACCCTTTTGATCCCTGACATGTCACCGGCAGGCTCTCGCCTGCTGGCTGCCAGTTTTCGCGCTTTTGGAGTGCGCGCGGAGGTAATGGAGACCTATACCGGACTAAACCTGGGGATGGAACACACCTCCGGAAAGGAGTGCTTCCCCTGTCAGGTAACTCTGGGTGATATCCTCTATCACTTGAAAAAAGAGCAGCAAAGGCGGGGTGACGAATTTGAAGCCAGCGACTATGTCTACTTTATGCCGGAAGCTGACGGTCCCTGTCGATTTGGCATGTATAACAAGATGCATCGCATGGTGCTTGATCGCTACCCCGAGTTCCGCGAGGTTCCCATTCTCTATGTGTCCACCGGAGATGGGTATTCTTCCAGAGGTATATTACCACCAAAGCTGGCAAAACCATTTCGTAAAATGGCCTATGCTGCTGCTATAACCGGAGACTTGCTGGATCGTATTTGCTGGCGAACTCGGCCGTATGAACAAGAGGCCGGCCAGGCAGATGCACTGATCGATGATGCGTTGCAGCGTATTTGCCAGGAGCTCGAAGCGATGGGTCCCCGGCTTGATCATGGCCGCTTGGGCGACTTGCTGGCGGGTACTGCCCAGCAGGCAGCTCAGATAATTGACCCAGAATGTCCCCGGCGTCCCCGAGTAGGAATTGTTGGGGAAATTTACATACGAAGCCACCCCACCTCTAACCAGGAGGTGATACGTCAGTTGGAGCAAGGTGGCGCTGAAGTGGTTAACGCCTCTATTGGTGAATGGATTCAGTTCGTCACTTACGAGCGGATCCAGACCATGAAAAAGGAGATGAAGGATAGTTGCAGGCGTTTGATGCCTGGGCGGGCACTCAAGTCTGGACAGTCCTGCTTGGGCAGTGTGGTGGAGCTTCGCTATATGGAGGCCCAGCAGGATCGTCTCTATCAGCGGGTTCTCAATCACCTTGATATTCAATCTGATCATCGCATTGCCCACGTGCACCAGATTATCGAACAGCAA
It encodes the following:
- a CDS encoding CoA activase; this encodes MHSNQEVAVESSTDSMPDQFRNVDRFDVTGKTLLIPDMSPAGSRLLAASFRAFGVRAEVMETYTGLNLGMEHTSGKECFPCQVTLGDILYHLKKEQQRRGDEFEASDYVYFMPEADGPCRFGMYNKMHRMVLDRYPEFREVPILYVSTGDGYSSRGILPPKLAKPFRKMAYAAAITGDLLDRICWRTRPYEQEAGQADALIDDALQRICQELEAMGPRLDHGRLGDLLAGTAQQAAQIIDPECPRRPRVGIVGEIYIRSHPTSNQEVIRQLEQGGAEVVNASIGEWIQFVTYERIQTMKKEMKDSCRRLMPGRALKSGQSCLGSVVELRYMEAQQDRLYQRVLNHLDIQSDHRIAHVHQIIEQQELFDFAIGTEAPLSIGGALEYVDAGFNGVVNLYPFTCMPSTIASSILKPRFYDMHVPYLDISCDDSASPSRQLAIQTFLYQVQQHAQSCTAADQG